One window of the Candidatus Bathyarchaeum sp. genome contains the following:
- the endA gene encoding tRNA-intron lyase: METELLDNFLIVWNPEEGSNLYKMGYYGKPVGIAKPKIPEFDVPLILDLMEGVYLLETKKISVIHGGPEKASVSFSKLRKKARKLYENFEAKYAVYRDLRGQKLIVTPGMKFGCDFAVYQHGPGIDHAPYMITVKKASEEITATDVVKAGRLATTVRKRFIVAIPDLDADSVRYLIFKWFKA, encoded by the coding sequence ATTGAAACTGAGCTTCTGGACAATTTTTTGATAGTCTGGAATCCAGAAGAAGGTTCCAATCTTTACAAAATGGGTTACTACGGCAAGCCTGTGGGTATTGCTAAGCCCAAAATTCCTGAATTTGATGTTCCATTGATTCTTGACCTCATGGAAGGGGTTTACCTTCTGGAAACAAAAAAAATCAGTGTTATTCATGGCGGACCAGAAAAAGCATCCGTGAGTTTTTCTAAGCTTCGAAAAAAAGCCCGGAAACTGTATGAGAACTTTGAGGCAAAATATGCGGTCTACCGTGATTTGCGGGGTCAAAAACTAATTGTTACTCCCGGAATGAAGTTTGGTTGTGATTTTGCAGTTTATCAGCATGGTCCCGGAATAGACCATGCACCTTACATGATTACTGTAAAAAAAGCCAGTGAGGAAATAACTGCAACTGATGTAGTGAAAGCTGGGCGCCTTGCAACAACTGTAAGAAAACGATTCATTGTAGCAATACCTGATCTAGACGCTGATTCGGTCAGGTACCTTATTTTCAAGTGGTTCAAAGCTTAG
- a CDS encoding DUF47 domain-containing protein, with the protein MVFPVETEERVKRKALDVSRDHLREVIDVSRKISQLVSSFVEGDKDSVKKLYEDIKTRQNNVDIAQRNVSRELAEIGAILMSREDFLRFTNLSGDIADYCEGIAFRLLQIMEKGWKVPNQIKEDLAKLSDAVFDTIFKLRETAMTLNYGTNKAMEKAREVDAAERVVDDLYRQLEITLIDSKMDFPLMLLLWTVVQHLEEAADKAKAASDAASILALTV; encoded by the coding sequence ATGGTATTTCCTGTAGAGACAGAAGAACGGGTAAAGCGGAAGGCACTTGACGTTTCTCGAGACCATCTTCGAGAAGTAATTGACGTTTCTCGCAAAATTTCTCAGCTAGTGTCATCTTTTGTAGAAGGCGACAAAGACTCAGTAAAAAAATTGTATGAAGACATAAAAACTCGCCAAAACAATGTTGATATTGCACAACGCAATGTTTCCCGAGAACTTGCAGAAATTGGCGCCATCCTGATGAGTCGTGAAGACTTTTTGCGTTTCACTAACCTTTCGGGCGACATTGCCGATTATTGTGAAGGCATCGCTTTTCGTTTGCTTCAAATTATGGAAAAAGGCTGGAAAGTTCCCAACCAAATTAAAGAAGACCTCGCAAAACTTTCTGATGCGGTGTTTGATACCATCTTTAAACTGCGAGAAACCGCAATGACCCTCAATTATGGCACCAACAAAGCTATGGAAAAAGCCCGTGAAGTTGATGCCGCAGAACGTGTTGTTGATGATCTTTATCGTCAGTTGGAGATTACTTTGATTGATAGTAAAATGGATTTTCCGTTGATGCTGTTGTTGTGGACTGTGGTTCAGCATCTAGAGGAAGCTGCAGATAAAGCCAAGGCGGCGTCTGATGCTGCAAGCATACTGGCTCTCACGGTTTAA